One Chloroflexota bacterium genomic region harbors:
- a CDS encoding PIG-L family deacetylase, translated as MSDEHKYEARSVLVVVAHPDDAEFMAAGTIAKFAREGKEVNYVLCTAGDKGTSDREMSPAKLAEIRKVEQREACTRLGAKGLTFLGYEDGILTNTLALRRDLVREIRRYRPDVLICQDPTTRWSAQGYLNHADHRAAGDAALDAVYPSARDPHVFPELLDEGFEPHKVVEVYVGGTNTPDVFIDIEETVDLKIHALLAHVSQVGDGTRPDRPDWNLSNMVRERAGQVGQTQGLRFAESFKYFRLR; from the coding sequence ATGTCCGACGAGCACAAGTACGAGGCCCGCAGTGTCCTGGTCGTCGTGGCGCACCCAGACGACGCCGAGTTCATGGCCGCGGGCACGATTGCCAAGTTCGCCCGTGAGGGCAAAGAAGTCAACTACGTCCTCTGCACGGCCGGCGACAAGGGCACGTCCGACCGCGAGATGTCCCCGGCCAAACTGGCCGAGATCCGCAAGGTCGAGCAGCGCGAGGCCTGCACCCGGCTCGGCGCGAAGGGGCTGACGTTCCTCGGCTACGAGGACGGCATCCTGACGAACACGCTGGCGCTGCGCCGCGACCTCGTCCGCGAGATTCGCCGCTACAGGCCCGACGTCCTGATCTGCCAGGATCCGACGACCCGCTGGTCGGCGCAGGGCTACCTGAACCACGCCGATCACCGCGCGGCCGGCGATGCCGCCCTGGACGCCGTCTACCCGTCCGCCCGCGATCCGCACGTCTTCCCCGAGCTGCTGGATGAAGGGTTCGAGCCGCACAAGGTCGTCGAGGTGTACGTCGGCGGCACGAACACGCCTGATGTCTTCATCGACATCGAGGAGACCGTCGACCTCAAGATCCATGCGCTGCTGGCGCACGTCAGCCAGGTGGGCGACGGCACGCGGCCAGATCGGCCGGACTGGAACCTCTCGAACATGGTTCGGGAACGGGCCGGGCAGGTTGGCCAGACGCAAGGACTCCGTTTCGCCGAGTCCTTCAAGTACTTTCGTCTCCGGTAG